From one Trichlorobacter lovleyi SZ genomic stretch:
- the cobO gene encoding cob(I)yrinic acid a,c-diamide adenosyltransferase, translated as MTKPDKQANEQTAKHNKAMKKHKEKIDGCIVRAEEKRGVSILLTGNGKGKSSSAFGMAMRSLGYGFKVGIVQFIKGKQQSGEEIFIREKHPEVYFWQMGTGFTWDTQDRNGDIAAAKTTWAHAQELLQDASYHLVILDELTYMLNYEYLDEEMVLSALRNRPEEQSVVVTGRGGGEALRDLVDTVSEVQDIKHAFKSEVKARRGIDF; from the coding sequence ATGACAAAACCAGACAAACAGGCTAACGAACAAACTGCCAAACACAACAAGGCCATGAAAAAGCATAAGGAAAAGATCGACGGCTGTATCGTTCGCGCTGAGGAAAAGCGAGGTGTTTCCATTCTGCTGACTGGCAATGGCAAAGGCAAATCCAGCTCTGCCTTTGGCATGGCGATGCGCAGCCTCGGTTATGGTTTTAAAGTCGGCATCGTGCAGTTCATCAAGGGAAAACAGCAATCCGGCGAAGAGATCTTCATCCGTGAAAAGCACCCCGAGGTTTACTTTTGGCAAATGGGCACCGGCTTCACCTGGGACACCCAGGATCGCAACGGCGATATTGCTGCCGCCAAAACTACATGGGCGCATGCGCAAGAGCTATTGCAGGATGCCAGCTATCACCTGGTGATACTTGACGAGCTGACATACATGCTCAATTACGAGTATCTAGATGAAGAGATGGTGCTTAGCGCTCTGCGTAATCGGCCGGAAGAGCAATCTGTGGTCGTCACCGGTCGTGGAGGTGGGGAGGCGCTTAGGGACCTGGTTGATACCGTCTCAGAAGTGCAAGATATCAAGCATGCCTTCAAGTCAGAGGTGAAGGCCCGTCGAGGGATCGACTTTTGA